The genomic DNA CTTTTggacaacacaaaaacacaaaacaagcaaTGATTTGTGTCAAGCAATtagtttcttttgtgtgtgtggatagtaGTGATAGTGTGTGGAGTTACTGATTTTGTGTTTACAAACAGTTCTATATTGAACTGGAATTTAAATattgataaataaatagaatgcAGTCAGTAGTAAATGCATACTCTGACCAACTACTTGGTTTTAGAAGTTACATTCTACTGTTAAAGTAGAAATCCAGCGAGTGACCTCGAAAAATTGGGGATCTATGTGAATTTACAGAAGTCCACAATTTCCTAATTTTCACATAGATCAAGGTAAATTGATGACCTTCAACCTTATGTACTTTTATTCGGTTTCAGTATTGGCTGAATCATCATTAACTGCCTGTGTTTAGGACCGCCTACAATTGTAGGGCTATAAGCACCAATAAGCTTCTGTTTTATGTTGGTCTATATGCTTTGACATTAACCCAGTTTTCGTACAATAAAGAACAGAGCATGTGTCATACAATTTTGTGGAACATTTTAATGTTAATAGCTCGTTTCCCCTCTTTTTCCAGTGGAGTTATCGGACACAGGCTCTCTGCTGTAGCCTGTGTAAGTATTCTGCACGGTCTTGGAATTCGTTCCATGGTCACATCAAGTGCTACCATCCAGATGGGAAGAACCTGGCTTTCCTGAGTGCTTGTTCTGCCTGTTCGTTTATTGGTCACCCCAGAGTCCTCAAGAAgcatttttcactttttcattCTGATCTTCCCAAACCCCAGCCTTTGGACTCTGGACTTTCACCATTGAGAAATACAGCAGCTGTAGAAAAGTACGGCTGTAGGAGGTGTCCGTACGAGGATCCTTTGCTTTACTGCATAAAGAAACATGTTCTCTTTAGGCATTGCCTTCCTCTGTGGCACAAGTATGCTGGTCAGAGAACAGAAAATGAGCAGAAAGCTGGGGGGGGTCCTAATAAATACTACTGTAAGAGCTGTGGCACATCTGCTGAGACGACAGAACATCTAGTGTATCACATTTTGACCTCTGAGAAACACAAAGATCTGGGTACCCACATCCATGGCTTGATCTGGCAAAAGCTTAAGCACAAGAAACCATACTCAGTTTTATCTCCAAAAACCCAGCTAATGCTTGCTCCGAAGCCAGCTCCAACTAATACAACCCTATTGAATCCCGTCCAGACCAGCATCCCTGTAGCAGCATCGTCCAGCAACCAGCTGCCAGTGACAGGTGGACCTCCGTCTGGTGTAGTTTTAAAGGGCTTGTCCAGCAGCAGTAACACAATGATGTGTGGCCAGGGGAGCACACAGCTCCTTCCTGTTCAGGCTGCTGCTCTTGTTCAGCTGGCCAGTGCAGAGGCAAAGGGTTTGCTTCGACCTGATGTTCCAGTGACCCATCCCAATGCACAGCCTTCACTTGTAGGTGTACCCCCAGCCTTGCCTGCAATGCCAACAGGTCCATCTACACACCTTCAGTCAGCTGTGCCTAATAAGCAAGTGCCCATAGCTGTTGGCATTTCTGGACAACCACCGCTTAAACAACAGGTGATGACACAGCAGGTAGCTGTTCCCTCAAGAGCATCGCTGACTATTCCTGGACAAGGCCCCCTAGGTCTCACTCCTCAGCCTGCTTTAATAACTCAAAATCAGACTGCTCCCAGGGCAACAATGCTTACATCCCAGTCCCTACTTAGTCACCTCATTCCTACGGGCAACAAGGTCAATGGCCTGCCAACTTATACTTTAGCCCCCGTACAGGTAAATCTACCTGTTCAGTCAAGTAAGGGACCAGTTGTCAGTAAAGTGCCACTTCCAGTATCCCAGAAGAACTCTGCATCCCAACCAAACAAGCCCCCTGGCAGCACCTCACTGGAATCTGGTAAAGCCAAAAAGTGGACGAGCTGCCGTTTCTGCAAGGAACTTTTCCCATCTACTCTCTACAATGTGCACATGGAGGTTCACAAACTTAAGTCAAAAACAGGTCTTGCTGCAAGAGCACCATTCTTAAGGAAAATGCCTGACAAAACTGTCAAGTGTTTGATGTGCAAAGTCCTGCTTTCCGAAAAGGGCCTTTTTGAGCATATGCAACATGGAATGACATGCCTGTATTGCCCAGGGCTGTTTTATTCCATCAAACACCTCCTAGAACACATTGGATCAGACCACAGCCCTTTGCAAAAGGAAAACTGTGATTTCATGAGAAGAGAATATAGACTTTATTCAGATGAATGTGGCAATCTCCTCTTCCCTTATTTTGACATAAACACATCCGCCCCCAAAGAAATAATGGGGGAACATGAAGTGAATCTTGCATTAGTGACCAGTTCCCTTGACTTAATTTTTGTGAAGATGTCACCTAGTGTTGCAAAGCCAGTGTGTCAAACCTCCACAAAGACAAACGGCAATCAGTGCCCTTTCTGCTCAGAGGAACTGATGAGTGCAGAAGACCACCGCATACACCTGAGAGAAAAGCACTTCATCACTCCTACAATCCATGCCATTCTCAAGACCCCAGCCTacaagtgtgtgtactgtggagGAGTGTATACTGGTAAAACCACCACAAAGGCAATCACTGTTCATCTCCAGCGATGCAAGTGTGCTCCCAAGACCGCACTTGATGCTGAGAGGCTCCTAAACACAAGACGCATGGTTACCCAGAGT from Alosa alosa isolate M-15738 ecotype Scorff River chromosome 20, AALO_Geno_1.1, whole genome shotgun sequence includes the following:
- the adnp2b gene encoding activity-dependent neuroprotector homeobox protein 2b — translated: MYQVPVLGLDKIRRSRKNVKSILSEFGLEQCEVFSQELEEDDPVETAFSNTEWSDLTVGFHGRRRKKWSYRTQALCCSLCKYSARSWNSFHGHIKCYHPDGKNLAFLSACSACSFIGHPRVLKKHFSLFHSDLPKPQPLDSGLSPLRNTAAVEKYGCRRCPYEDPLLYCIKKHVLFRHCLPLWHKYAGQRTENEQKAGGGPNKYYCKSCGTSAETTEHLVYHILTSEKHKDLGTHIHGLIWQKLKHKKPYSVLSPKTQLMLAPKPAPTNTTLLNPVQTSIPVAASSSNQLPVTGGPPSGVVLKGLSSSSNTMMCGQGSTQLLPVQAAALVQLASAEAKGLLRPDVPVTHPNAQPSLVGVPPALPAMPTGPSTHLQSAVPNKQVPIAVGISGQPPLKQQVMTQQVAVPSRASLTIPGQGPLGLTPQPALITQNQTAPRATMLTSQSLLSHLIPTGNKVNGLPTYTLAPVQVNLPVQSSKGPVVSKVPLPVSQKNSASQPNKPPGSTSLESGKAKKWTSCRFCKELFPSTLYNVHMEVHKLKSKTGLAARAPFLRKMPDKTVKCLMCKVLLSEKGLFEHMQHGMTCLYCPGLFYSIKHLLEHIGSDHSPLQKENCDFMRREYRLYSDECGNLLFPYFDINTSAPKEIMGEHEVNLALVTSSLDLIFVKMSPSVAKPVCQTSTKTNGNQCPFCSEELMSAEDHRIHLREKHFITPTIHAILKTPAYKCVYCGGVYTGKTTTKAITVHLQRCKCAPKTALDAERLLNTRRMVTQSNGINQPGKQTNPSTKPDKPESDIEVQRKLRLEMAVKVAMEANKREREARAARKKLEREKHSASPSVAPELLLDPSVQLALDTTGMWKRSFEDRREFLTKYFHTKPYLTKSETTSLANHLLLNKSDVACHFGTKRTKCMRSIQKHKSKVLLGFNMAELRKVKHNLYVPEIEPERETEKSDSEADSEEDEAQVEEIKANDADCEGGEELRDKLQKQNDV